Genomic window (Phragmites australis chromosome 5, lpPhrAust1.1, whole genome shotgun sequence):
CGCGGCAGCGGGTTCTCGCCGGCGAACTTGCCGGTGTTCGTGGTCGCGAGGGCCGGGCCGAGTCGACGAGGTGCTGGCCATTAGTAGTTCCGTAGAGCACCGCCTCTGGATCTCAATCAAGTTCTCTCAAAGTGTAATCAAGGGTTTTTCTTTGTTAACTTTTCTAGTTCTTCTGCTGCTGTTTCATTTGTTCTTTCCAAATGGATATCTCATAGCTTGTGATATGGTGCCAAGTTTTGTTAATATTTCCCCCTTgatgtttagtttttttttttaactcggttgtcttgtttttatttttctggtACATGTAAAACAGGATAATGATTTGAGCTTGTAAGAACAATAAGGTCAAGAGATTCAACTCTTAGGTCTCCAATTCCTGCAGAAATTGAATCGTTTCATATGAAATTCCTGAGTTCCAAATGGGCTCTAAGATAGTAAAATGTCAACAAGACAAGCACTTTTATACTGGTTCACTGATCTTACTTGCAGGGTCTGCATGTCGGCACATGCACACGTTATTCAGAGTAGAACAAAGTGTATATTATGAAATTTCATGAGGCGTCAGTTGTTGTTTCTTAGGCAACAAAGAGTTCCATACATAGCTGAATCCTCTCATTGCACTGCATAATAAGATCGTCAATTTTCAAAGGATCAATAAGTCAgagcatacatatatatacatagaaCTTTGAGGATCACCTAAGCTAACGGCTTTTGAAAGTTATGAAAGGAATCATGGCCGTATGAAGAAGCGTCCAAATAGACAGAAAAACGACACCATTTCAGAACTTCATTTGAGTGAAATAAAGCTGACATATATCACAGAAATCATCCATTTTTCCTTCAGTTGCACCGTGTCTTCAATCTTTTTGAAGACAACCACTTCCCCAGCTTCGGTCGAGTATTTTTCTTCTCACAACATGATGGTGCAGTGTCTTCTGCGTGCGTTTTCCTGTTACTCCTCAATCTAGAATATGAGAACCAACCACGAAAGAAACTTCCCTTCTTGCGACTTTCTTCCATGCATTGCTCATTGTACTGATAAACACAAATCTCTTCTAAAACACTAGTGGAACGCCTCGTGTCAGTAAACTTCTCACCCTCATCTTCGTTGAGCTCATCCAACAAAGTCCTAGGCCTGTAACTGAAATCATCCAACGAAGTCCTTGACCTACAATAGGATATCATTTGTAATGTTAGCAGCTGTGTGCAAATAGAATTTTGCGCTTCATGGAAATCGAAGATGTGTGATCAAGCAGACAAAAGGTCATATAGGGGCATTAGAATATTTGATACCTTCTGTGAGATGCAGCCTTGTGGTTTTTGGAAAGACTCTTGCACGGGCTGTAGTCGACAGAGAGATGCTGGGCAAAATGAAGCTGCATGAAGGGAGAAATATAAGAAAAGGCATAGCACCTAAAGCGAGGATATGGAACATCACAATGTGAATTAGTATAGAAAATGTCACAAATACTAAAAATACCTCGAAGAGACAAATATTACTAGAAATGTGTGCTACATTTGATTATTTAAGCAGACTGACTTGACAGTAATTGATGGACTTTTCTATTTAGTATTGAAAGCACACAAATGCCTGATCACTGTGACGACCTAAATTTCCTTCGAAATCAAGAAACAGAAGAGATCACAAAAGTAGTACAGCGTAGTTCTGGAATCTGGACTATATCACGGTTACTGAACATCTAATACAAGAGGATCTCAACTGGTATCAATAGAATCAAGCTGAATTAAGGGATTTGAGCATTGAGTTACTTTGTGCAGATTGTGGTTCACAAGAAAGTTTAACCAAGGATGCAATTGTTTCTGCAAATGTCTTATATTCCTACCAGTTCCTATCTTGTGTATAAACAAGTAACTATACCAGTTTTTTTAAGCAGGACATATGATATTCCAGCTTAAAGGAAAAAATGCATTCAAGAACCCATGGCAGAGCAGGAAAGTGCAGATACCTCATCACCATCTCTTATACCAAATGCACGCAATGTTGCCTTGTCATGCGTGAGTTTCTCGTCCTTGAAGCATAAGCAGAAGTGACTCCACACGTGCTGCCTACAACAAGCAAGCAGCAACCTTGAATGTTAAACTGCCAACAATCATCAAAGTCTCATTTAATTAATCCAGCATCAAGAAGAAATCTGAAACCAAAACCACGAACCTATTTTTTTGTGATTACAAATTCGCAATCCAATCATTAAGCTAACTCTCATATTCTTTCAGTTTTCTTTTGAGGAATGCAATCCAATTGTTTATGTTTAGGCAATGTTAACATTGGACATCACAATGCAATGCAAGAACAAACAACTAGCGAATTCCACATCACGTGATAGAATTGTATGTGCACGTGACGGCGTACCAAGAAATGGTCCTCTCGGCGTCGTCAAAGAGGGCGAAGAACACGTCCTCGATAGCCGCCTTGAGCTCCCACACCGCAGCCGACCTTGCGATTTGCACATCTGTTTTGAGCAGGAGAAAAACCGTAACCCACATCAGAAATTCTCAATTCAATGTCGCATCAGGAATCCACCGACCAACCAACCACCAAACGAATTCGGGTGAAAAGAAAGGGGGAAAGATTTTGGGTACCGAAGCAGGAATCGTCGAGCTTGCGGACGGTGAGGCGCAGGCGCGGCTCGGGGAGGCGGCGGTACGAGAAGCTGCTACGGCGGCCGCAGGCGAGCGAGCCGATGCagtccgcgccgccgccggagatgTCCTCGAGGGCAAGGGTGGCGTCAATATCGCTGGCGTCGGGTGACGCCGAGCGGAGGCCGGCCGGCATCGCACAGCATCGACCGAACCCAAGAAACCAAGAACCACCCTTCCTTCAAGAACCACCAACAATTCTCCCGCGGCTCGGAACCAGCAAACAACTGCTCCCAAGAATCTTCTTGGACACAACAATCCTCAGCAAAACAACGAGGTTTCCTTCACCCCCGTCAAGAACGAATCGATAATGGATTTCTCCGACCTAAGAAACCGATCGatcaagagaagagaggagggatTCTCAGTTTGTAGGCGAGAACGAACCGAGCAATGACCCCAAGATCGGTGGCAGGAAACGGTGGGGGTTTGGTTCTCGAGGGCGCTTCGCTTCCTCCTCCCTGCGCGGCGGTTGTCGTCTTGCCGAGGGGTGGAGGAGGCTGGCTGCGCCTGCGCCTCGGGGAAAGCGAACGCTAGCCGTTGGAGGCGTGCTTGGGGAGCCGGTAGCCGTTCGGTGGCCCGCAGTTCGGGGGATATGGGCTGCCACGCTGGCCATGTTTGATGGATGGCCTCCCGGCCCAGTTGAGGGGCCGTCGAGTTcggattttttatatattttttctttaataatttcaaaataCACGTCGGTTTAAAAAAGCCATATCTAACCTACCGTCGCTCATTCAACGGGTGAGAACaaggtctcgcccgttgaacgggTGAGATATTATGGGCCCAGACGTCCGTGGTATTTATGCGATTTAATTAATCGGAGAGAGGTAGATCTTGCCCGTTCACTGAGCGAGATGAAGCTATCGCTCGCTAAATGGGCGAGACCTCCATGGGTGCGGCGCCGCATGGTCCCATCCAAAAGGTATCGTCCGTTGAGTGGGCGAGATGTTCTGGACGTCAGCTTCATTTGCTCCCACACCCGAgccaagagaagagaagaggagaggagaggagaggagaggagaagagaggagaggggaggggagagggaaAAATTGCGGTGAAGCTCTGCTGGAGAGAGGAGGTATTTTTTTCAGATTATTTTATAAACCTGGTAGGATAGCTAGTAGTGCTAGATATTAACATAGATATGATACgagatctagaatttttttacaaacttggtaggatagtcactagatTTATGTTAGAATATAGATCTAGTTTttgaattagggttagatatagtttagtaATTAGATACTATTTAAACGTATATCTTAGCAATTaaatgtagtatttagacatatgttaggtattagatgtaggttTTAGATATAGTCTAGTTGTACCTgaatttttcattgtagatgtagttttacatatttatttttgtttggttgcaaTAATATTAGAGTTTTTGTCGATGGTTACCAGGTATGTCGGATATGtggtagtttaggattttttatagggacagtgaaatattatatggtccggAAGAGATAGTACTGTCCGTATTTTAGTCAATGGATAAGGGTATCTCAagacctatgcacaaaagtgtcggacacttgtatgcgtggttgatgcggggtttcaaaatagaccccgaggttcaagagatgaccattagcattgtgggcaaccgtaccagagaaggtgtgtactgggaggtgttcCCGCTCTGGGAAGATCATGTGTGGAAGAGATATCTGTaggatgttgtgcacagaggttggcctccgatgttgcttgtgcaatggaagaataaggagacagctagggagatgcagggtgtggaatacgcggaggaggagggtgatgaggaagacaaTGAGGAGGATGTCGATCCGGATGGTACACGTTCATCGGATTATTCGACTGAACCGACCGGTGATGCAGATGAGAGGGAGCGAattccttctctaattgaacagatgcaGCAGGATGATCTTTAGGCTGATGAgtctcctgagtatgacatctcggatgatgaggacgatgctctGGTTCCCACCGACTGCaacaatccaaacttcaacaaccttgtggtgaatgaggggaatcaagtgGCCTGGGAGTATACACAGAATAAGGTGACCcaaggtgctaggtatcctaccagtcaaGCCATGAAGGATGCCGTGATTCAATGGTCGACATCGCTACGAcgacagttttatgttgtgaagtcaagcaagaaggaatatggtGTGAAGTGCGTCAATGAGGGTTGCCAGTGGAGAGTGCATGGCTTCGAGAgaaagtgggttgactattgggaggtgtcgattgttgacgagcacacttgcatgatggacggACTTGAGCCCAGCCAaaggaacatcacctcagcctttgtcgTCAATGTGATGTATGCCTAGATTATGAACAACTTGAACTATGAACTCAGGTCAATAATCAGGCAAATCGAGTTCAGACCGATCAGGCAAAACTAAAGCCTCTTCCAAAATTTGAATCTCCTCCCCCCAAACCTTGGAAAATGACCCTGCCCCCCGAATAGCTCCAGTTCAGACCGATCAACTCCCTTTTGGGCAGCTTTGCTTGTTCTGAACAGTAGCTGGTCGAGGGTGGTATATTGTGCTAGATTATCATAGATTATCATTATCGCACTCGGTTTTTGGATGGACCCTATGACAATAATGAAGATAATCTAGTCGGTTACAGTCACGAACCAACTAGAATCAAAATCTAGTCGGATCTAAGCCGGAACCAACTGTGGTATGTGGTTAAAAACCGATTGATGAGAATACCGTGTAGCAGAGAAGCAACTATGATAATCATGATCACAATTAGTTTCTGAAAACCGACTACGATCAAGATATTTGAGCCAACTACGCTTAaggtttttatagtagtgtaacATCAACTAGCTACATATGATTTAAGCACTTATTCTGGCCATTGTTAAAACAAAATTGCCATACTAAACTATTAACAAAGAGGTACAATTTCTGCAACAACATACATCATTTCAACTAATCTGACACCTAACTAACGACGAAACCAAAACATCAATAAAGGTTATATGTTGGTCAAGGaaagttgtttttttttacattgtCTACATCACAATGACAGTCATGTATTGCGCCACCAAAAGCCCAAAACTACCTTATGCCAAAAATTTCTATGTATCATCCTAAACACAGCTATTTTTCATCCATACCATCAAACTTTGATGAGTATCCgaaaataccaaaaaaatatCTTGACATCTTGCATCACTGTTCACACCTTTATATAGAACAGGCCGATCATGAATATGATGCATGCCTCTGCTGTCACACACGTTCTTGTTGACCTTTGCGGACACGGAAGCAAGACGAAAGAGAAAGAGTAAAAAGTCATCTTGACATCTTGTTGGTATCGAGGCCAAGGgttattcttctattgttaaaaaaataattaagtaTTTTATAATTTACTAGTTGTGTGTTCATGCGTTGTAACAGAAATAAAATTTGCACAAGATAACATCAAGCATATGCATAGACATTGCAAACAAGAACATTAATGATAAGGATTTTCAAACCTACTGAAGGCAATGAAAAAGTGAAACATCAACAACTTTGCAACAAGTAAACAAATTTCAGTGGCCATACTTGCAAGATTCTAGCTCTTGCTTCTTCTGATGGATGAGGGAACTCAACCTTCCGATCCAGATGACCAGATAGTATGAAAACAAAAGAgggagaaattaaaaaaaaaggatcaGGATAGGTGCTAGGGACATCTTTGCCAAAATTACATAACTTACATAGAGATATATGCATCCATTTGTTCATTAAAGATTAAACAATCAAGCAGAAGCATCAAGTAGAAGCATGATCCCCACCATTCGAGCAAACATCTTATCAACAAAATTGGGTTGTCTACAAATgaagagccccccccccccccgcccggtcACTTTGAAAATGAGTAAATGAATATGATTGTTGTGCAATCTGTGATATTGTATCACTCCAAGATAAAGAAGCTGAAAATCGAATATCATTACCAACCATAATATTTTGTAAACTGAGAACCTTATGCATATTTACACTAAAATGAACTGAACATCATCAGCcttttcaaaagaaagaaaatgaatatCATCAGTACCCAAATATTTAAACGTGATTGGCACATATTGTATTACCAATCATGATATTTCTTTAAACTGAAGAGCATCTATATGTTTTCAGTAAAATGAACAGAACATTGTCAaccttttcaaaagaaaaaaaactcaatatCATTTGTACCCAAAAATTGAAAGTTGATGGGCATATACTGAAATCGGTAACACCGGAATTAATCTAAAAAATGATTGTAATCAGAATCTATTTGTACACGTTAATTTGACAAGAATAAAGGATAATACTTTGAACAGTGGTTATTGTTATGATTAAGCTCTCTAATCAAGCAATTTAAAGATGTGAAATAACGCATGGTATCTGATTATTTTCACATACCTTGTTGCGCCACCGTAGATAGGGAAGGCATGACGGAGGTGACCTTATAATTCATATAAGGTCAAACATACTTAAAATGTAGGAGGATTGTATGATAACATAAATCAAAAGAGGGTAAGAAAAAACTTACGCGCATGTATCTCCTCGTTGGATCTACCTCCATGTACTCAACATCGACCAATTCATCACCACCACCAAACACCTCCATTTTGGATCAGCCGAGCAAACGAATCTACGATTAGACACCGAGAGCGAGAGAGGAAGCAACGGAGAGAAATGGACCGGCGAGGTCGCCGGAGGGAAGGCGGGGCCGGCGCTACTCCCTGGGCGCAGCAGGAGAGTCGGGGGCGGGCGGTGCCGGGCGTTCAGTGAAGGGCTCGGAGAAGAGGGGCGTACGATGGCAGCATGGGGAGGCAGCGGTGGCTGCGCAGCGATGACATCAGCTTCGCCCGTCTCGCAACGCCTATGGCCCAGCACCTCATTCTCCCTCGATCGGTCTCCTCTCGTCGCCGGCAGTGGCGGTGTACCCGGAACCCATAGTAGGCTTCCGCCCTAGGAGGAGGCTGCGGCCATGGAGGGTTTGGGGCGATATGAGGCTAGGGATCCGGGAAGGAGCGAGCAGGTGCGGGTCATGGGGGGGTCTGGGAGGTGGCGGAGTGGATCGGGGAGGAAGCGACGTGCAGAGATCGACTAGAGTGGCCACCTGTCAGGCGTGGCAGGACGTTCTGTTTCTGTTTGGTGTGGGAGAACTAttacttattttttaaataataggGATGTTGACTGTAAATTAATGTAAGCATATATAGTAAATGTAGTTAGGACCTGTTAATTTATAACAAACGATTCCATAGAAAATCCAAAGCCACTTATTCCTCGCACACTTCTGCTGAAGTCCTGTGTATTCAAAGCATGTCCTGTATGTTTTGCTATCCTTCAAAATTCATACATAATTCGTATATATAGGTACAAGTAAATTATCTAGATGTGTAGATATATCCATGACTTTTAACGGTGATGTACATGCGAGTGTCAGTATGGGCGTGCATCTATAGATGTACTTGACTAGCTTGTTTGGCTGAGTCATGTTTGTGCCCCTTCTATTACTACTTTCCACAGTCCATATATAGACAGCTAGAGGTTGCAGTACTACTTGGTGCAGGATTGGCACGCCACTGACATCAATCGATCATTTACAGATCAAGAACAGCATAATCAATAATGTAAAAAATGAAACTTGCATAATATTCTTGCAAAAGTACATGGCCAAGAATAGTTAGTGCCCCAGCAGCAAAGCTACGCAACTTTTGATTTTGTACAAAAAGAGGTTCTGATCCGTTTGCTTATCACAACGACTAATGTGAAAAATTAAAATGCGTAAAATTCCTTGGTTTCTTTGCATATCCATGCCAAGTGTATTTTCTCAACCTAATTTCAGCCATGCCAATTAGCAAATAGGTTAAAGTTGTCTCCATATTAATACTGATCTATATTAGTGACTGATCTAACCAACTGTGTGCCTCGGCTAAGGTAATACAGAATCGTGTGTAGTGAGTGATAAGAATTCAGAACAACAAAAGGTTGCATGCTTGTgtccaagaaaaaaaaggaaaaagagtgTGGATCCAATTGAAGAACAATCAGCTGCAACAGGTAGCCAACAAGAAATTAGTGACTGATCTAACCTTGCAATAAGTAGAACTCTTTTTGTATATACATATGGTGGAAGGAAGTGATATTGGCGCGGCTCAATCAGATACCGGGTTTACTGTCACGTAAAACCCCATCATCGGATTGAACCTCACCAATATCGCTCTGTCCATCCACCATGCGATTCGTCATGTAGAgtaccggccggccggccaacCGTTGCAGACAGCTAGgttgcttcttcctcctctctccatctctctcatcACAAGCTTTCTCTTATAAGTGTTCATCTACGTACCATCCATGACacacctagctagctagctagtcaGATCTCAATAAGTAAATCAAAAGGCATGAAACGCTCAATCAACTGGCGATCGATTCGATCTTCACATCGCTGTCCTGTTGCCAGCCATTTGCAAGACCATCAGATCGGGCTGAGCTTATCGTGCATGATAGGATTGGAGCAATAGGAAGTGGGTGAGGTAATAAAGCATTCAGCTTTGGCCAGTGCTAGCTGCTTACGGTGTTGTGCAGAGGGGctgctggctggctggctgcaGGAGTCATGTAGCACTACCAAGCTAGGCCTCCCACGCACAAGCATATTGCACTTCCATCTCAATATATCAGCATCTACCTGACAAACCCTAAGCTCAGCTAAGAGCCTAAGACTGGGAATTCTAGATTACATGGTTGGCATTAAGCAGCAGCAAGTACCATATGTGCAGGCCATGGTGAGAACACCACAGTCGTAGCTTTCTTTTAGAGCAAggatggagaggagaggagaggagagagggggcataatatagcagggCCGGGGCAGCACAGCACGCATTGGGAGGGGAAGGTAATGAGTGCAATGATGACATGAAGAaggctttctctctctctctctctacccatGCACATTCACCAGTAGTTAATGGTTCTATGAACCATAGAGTCAATCAATCTTGAAAGCAATATTTCATTAGGTAActcaaataattttgaaataacTTCATACTCCTTGACCCATGCATACTGTTGTACACTAATCAACTCCATGAATTGTGCCACACAAAGAACATGTTGATTacattacatgcatgcatggtcagACATAACACGCCATTAGTCTAGTCGAAATTAATAGAAGTACTAGATGAATCGAGCTTTGCGGAGGCCAGCCGAGATGAGGCACCGATACGGTCGCAGGGTGAGGAAATAGAGGTGAGAACATCTTCTCCTGCAATCGAAGAGCTAGTTGGCAGTGGCACTACCCGCCATCGGGAGCAGGAGCGCCGAATATGTGGCGCCTAGAAAGAAGCCTCGGAGGTTACGTACAAACCATGCTCCATAATATATGAAGCAAGCTTGCCATCTTAAACAATAATCTTTCTAGCATTTACGGAATACATAGATGTACTTATATGCTCACGTGAAAGCAGCACTTCTAAGTCACTATAATTTTACTATATCTTTTCGTTCATAAATGGCAATATGGTACTAGCATAACAGCTTAAGCTAGCTCTGAACGTGCGAAGATTGTTGTGCAGTGTATGCACCCAACCACTGAGCGGAGACAGCGGCGTTAAAGTGGTTCTGCAGTGACACCGCGGCCGGGGACAAAGGTCTCGATCGCCTTGGTGCTGCTTCTCTTCAGTTTAGTCTCGTGCCGTCTGCGTCTACTCATTATCACCACTGTTAATGCTTGACGACTTCTGATTTTTGGAGGTGGAACCTGAGCTTTCGTTTCAACGTGCAACGTTAGTATGCCGAAGAAGGCACATTCCATGCACTCCTTAACACTGGTAAGCAGGATGAGACTCTTGGTGATAATGCAAAATTACAAGTGCCATGGGATCCGGGAGGTGGTACTATATTCCTCAGTGATTCGAGTGTACCAGCTTGGACAAGCCGACTATATTGAACTTAATCCTTGTCGTGGGTCTCGGAGACTCGATTGAAGTTTAGAGTACTAGTCATAACTTGCAAGGTTCGATCGTGCAGGATGTACGGGAGTAGTTGGAGTTCGAGTCGGAGTcggatcgtgggatggcacgattcgtgttaggattcgAAGTTAGCATGTCGCTATAAATATTGTAATCTCTATTTCTTTTGTAAGTAAGATATAGTGTCGTGAAAGTCGCAAGTTGAGAAAAGTTGAATAGAGTCGAAAATTCCTCTAAGGAAAGCATCAGTCTTACTTCCGTTCTCGTCGAGTTTCTGCTGTTTGACGTTCTATTTGCTTCTCATCGAGATACATGAGTTCGTTCTAGCCGGATAGTACGTGACGCGCGTATAGCTGTTTGATTGGTTTGAGTGCAGCACGTACATCTGGTCGTGGCTGGTGGTCGTGAGTTGGCGTGCTCCCATCCTTCTGGTCACTCGGGTGGTCAAGGAGCCTAATCGCTTGTGTTGTCGCGAATCCGGAGTGGTCGCGCTCGTGATCCAGTGGTTGGACCCAACAGACTCTCAAAATGAGGAGAATGTCATGTACTctatggtgtatagcatcatatGGGTTGAACGGTGAATTTTGGTTGGCATTGTTTGCAGCGACTGAGCTTGCACCAAAATTAAGAGGGAGCCACCTCAAATGATTGCATACTAATCTTTGTATAATTAGATAATTTATTACCTAACATCAATGCTATACTAAGGGTTTTGAAGTTATTAGGAGGGCCCCCATTGGCCTTCACTAAGCTCTGCCGGTGATTGTTTGGACCCAACTAACCTTAACACTAAAAAACAAGGAGCACCCTGACTGTACGTGAGGACAAGATTTGAAACCTTGGAAAGACTCGTTCCAAAAAGACCCAGAGAGTTATAGGAGTCATAAGAGAAGTAAACAAGAAATGCAAGATGTATTGATTCTTGTATGAGAAGAACTCCAACAAAAGAGACATAGGATGGATGCCAAAATATGGCAAGCTGTACAAGAAGCCATCGGCCAACAGCAACTGCAAGATAAAGATGTTGTTCTCCACAACCTTGGTGCTCGTTGGAATAGCTGTGCGTCCATGGACATTTCCGGAGATGACTTATGTTGTTATCATGTGGACGATACCAAAGACACCATAGAGTGCAAGCTTGTCATGCCCACTACGAACATTACCACCAATGTGGCTTTAGGCTTGGCTTAGCCTATGCAAGCCGAGGCTCAGTTCAACAATTGCCTGATACCATCGGGATATGCCAGGGTCCAAATGGATAGTGTACTACCCGGGTATCGCAAAATGGACATGGATATCCCTGGAGAGATAAAGCAGAAAAAACAGGGAGCAAGCAATATTGGTAATTTCTTCctgtggcacaagcgctacatattgtttggCAAAGACACatatgatgaagaagaggagatgGACTCACATGGACACATCCCTTCAACCAGAAGATCTTTGACCCCCTAAGTCACCTCTAGgcagaagatctccaactcctaCACCGCTGCACCAAGAGGTTCGAGGTCTCCGCCGCCAGCACCTGCGCCATCAAGAGGTCCAAGTCCTTTGCCACCAACACCTGCACCATCAAGAGGTTTGAGTCCTCCGCTGCCACCACCTGCAATGTCTAACAAGTTGATTTCATGTCAGAAATCGCTTTCATCTAAGAAGCTGGCACCGCCACCTCATGTAGGCATCTCCTCAACCGTAAGAACTAACTCATGAGGAATTGAGGCAGATAGTGAACACCAGTGTAACTGCACACTTCAAGCCAACTCAGCCTAAGATGAAGGATCCAGTCGATCCTGCAGCGCAGAAGTTTTTCATATCCATGGTGAAACAAAAACAGAAGGGGGCGCCAGATCCAAAATTGAAATTAGACTACGAGTGCATCAAGGAGAAGCCTTACCTAAAGGAGGCCTTGATCAAACAGTTTATTGCCAAAATCATAATTACACAAGACCAAATTCTCAATCGGGGAGACAGCATTGCCTTTCCATAGCTTAGATGGgagtttgagttgggcaaaccgcTAGTCAAACCAGATGTGGTGGCCAACCTATCCTACCAAATGCGAAAATTCCATCAGTGGTACACGACAGAGACAAAAAAAGGGTAGAAAAATGATTGGCACTAGGTACAAAGATGAAGATATTCACAACGGCCCCGATGTATTGTGGCTAGAATTTAAGGAACTTTACAATGTTTACCAGCTAGACGACCTCGAACAGCATATCATGAGTTGCTAGACACTGTAAGTGTCTTAGATTTACATTCTTCTACTATTTAATTACATTtctaacttatttcttatgtagaatggaggtacagaAATGCAGAAAAGAATGCATTTACAAAGTAAAATTCCTCTACCCAGCACTTATCAACGAAAGACTTGTCAGAGATAATCCACACGAAACTGAGATCTATATATGGAAGGCTATGATCAAGCTACAATACAAGACA
Coding sequences:
- the LOC133917395 gene encoding uncharacterized protein LOC133917395, with the translated sequence MPAGLRSASPDASDIDATLALEDISGGGADCIGSLACGRRSSFSYRRLPEPRLRLTVRKLDDSCFDVQIARSAAVWELKAAIEDVFFALFDDAERTISWQHVWSHFCLCFKDEKLTHDKATLRAFGIRDGDELHFAQHLSVDYSPCKSLSKNHKAASHRRSRTSLDDFSYRPRTLLDELNEDEGEKFTDTRRSTSVLEEICVYQYNEQCMEESRKKGSFFRGWFSYSRLRSNRKTHAEDTAPSCCEKKNTRPKLGKWLSSKRLKTRCN